The following coding sequences are from one Odontesthes bonariensis isolate fOdoBon6 chromosome 10, fOdoBon6.hap1, whole genome shotgun sequence window:
- the LOC142390600 gene encoding ninjurin-1 isoform X2, with the protein MAAERRQNGEDVALNKLDDVESAQLMRRHFDMNHYATKKSAAQSMLDVALLMANASQLKTILYVGPQYRFYIPLIVLLALSIILQVIVGLLLVFIVKYDLNDERKHAKLNRMNNVATVFVFFTVLINIFITALGFPGHVSALPAPVVPMLEPKLLPLPRDLNISAGI; encoded by the exons ATGGCTGCGGAACGCAGACAGAATGGAGAGGATGTAGCTCTGAATAAACTTGATGATGTTGAG TCTGCTCAGCTGATGCGCCGCCACTTCGACATGAATCACTATGCAACAAAGAAGAGTGCAGCTCAGAGCATGTTAGATGTCGCCTTGTTGATGGCCAACGCTTCCCAGCTAAAGACCATCCTCTATGTGGGGCCCCAGTACCGCTTCTACATCCCCCTCATTGTCCTGCTGGCTCTGTCCATAATATTGCAGGTCATAGTGGGGCTGCTGCTCGTCTTTATTG TGAAGTATGATCTTAATGATGAACGGAAACATGCAAAGCTGAACAGGATGAACAACGTGGCCACAGTTTTTGTCTTCTTTACAGTCCTGATCAACATCTTCATCACAGCACTTGGATTTCCGGGGCATGTCAG TGCATTACCAGCTCCGGTCGTACCAATGCTAGAGCCTAAGCTTCTGCCCCTGCCCAGAGACCTGAACATCTCTGCTGGGATTTAG
- the LOC142390600 gene encoding ninjurin-1 isoform X1: protein MAAERRQNGEDVALNKLDDVESAQLMRRHFDMNHYATKKSAAQSMLDVALLMANASQLKTILYVGPQYRFYIPLIVLLALSIILQVIVGLLLVFIAVKYDLNDERKHAKLNRMNNVATVFVFFTVLINIFITALGFPGHVSALPAPVVPMLEPKLLPLPRDLNISAGI from the exons ATGGCTGCGGAACGCAGACAGAATGGAGAGGATGTAGCTCTGAATAAACTTGATGATGTTGAG TCTGCTCAGCTGATGCGCCGCCACTTCGACATGAATCACTATGCAACAAAGAAGAGTGCAGCTCAGAGCATGTTAGATGTCGCCTTGTTGATGGCCAACGCTTCCCAGCTAAAGACCATCCTCTATGTGGGGCCCCAGTACCGCTTCTACATCCCCCTCATTGTCCTGCTGGCTCTGTCCATAATATTGCAGGTCATAGTGGGGCTGCTGCTCGTCTTTATTG CAGTGAAGTATGATCTTAATGATGAACGGAAACATGCAAAGCTGAACAGGATGAACAACGTGGCCACAGTTTTTGTCTTCTTTACAGTCCTGATCAACATCTTCATCACAGCACTTGGATTTCCGGGGCATGTCAG TGCATTACCAGCTCCGGTCGTACCAATGCTAGAGCCTAAGCTTCTGCCCCTGCCCAGAGACCTGAACATCTCTGCTGGGATTTAG